In Melitaea cinxia chromosome 11, ilMelCinx1.1, whole genome shotgun sequence, a genomic segment contains:
- the LOC123657635 gene encoding trypsin-1-like: MFRALCLLAVLATGSACKPCTCGMVRSGRVVGGGVVIPGEFPWLAAVKRDGKLVCGATVIARDHLITATHCVYEVEASRLTVLVGEHDVNKSRSEGIKVSHVFQHPDFNRYTYDNDIAVLKLSEPIADNLYRPACLPDDEDTLEGVDAIVSGWGSTFEKGPPSDVPMKAQVQIWSQEECKGAGYGRRKVTPRMLCANAPERDSCTGDSGGPLLLPQPHYTVVGIVSWGRGCARQGYPGVYARVDSFMPWLRVALRHACTCLPPSH; this comes from the exons ATGTTTCGCGCTTTGTGCCTTCTAGCTGTGCTTGCAACCGGCAGCGCCTGCAAGCCCTGCA catGTGGGATGGTTCGTTCGGGAAGGGTGGTGGGTGGAGGAGTAGTCATTCCTGGAGAGTTCCCCTGGCTGGCAGCGGTGAAGAGAGACGGGAAACTAGTCTGCGGAGCCACCGTCATCGCTCGGGACCACCTCATCACAGCTACACATTGTGTCTACGA AGTTGAAGCTTCTCGCCTGACAGTATTGGTGGGTGAACACGACGTAAACAAGTCGAGATCGGAAGGCATCAAGGTGTCACACGTCTTTCAGCATCCGGACTTCAACCGTTATACATACGACAATGATATTGCAGTTCTGAAACTATCAGAACCTATAGCAGATAATCTTTACCGACCTGCATGCTTGCCTG ATGATGAAGATACTCTTGAAGGAGTAGACGCAATTGTGTCTGGATGGGGTAGCACTTTTGAAAAAGGACCTCCATCTGATGTCCCCATGAAA GCACAGGTACAAATTTGGTCACAAGAAGAATGCAAAGGAGCAGGGTATGGTCGAAGGAAAGTTACGCCGCGCATGTTGTGCGCGAACGCACCTGAGAGAGACTCATGCACCGGAGACTCGGGCGGACCCTTGCTATTACCACAGCCTCACTATACCGTTGTTG GTATCGTATCCTGGGGCAGAGGTTGTGCAAGACAAGGTTATCCGGGGGTTTACGCCAGAGTGGATAGTTTCATGCCCTGGCTGCGAGTAGCTTTACGACACGCTTGTACTTGTCTCCCACCCTCTCATTGA